In Cicer arietinum cultivar CDC Frontier isolate Library 1 chromosome 1, Cicar.CDCFrontier_v2.0, whole genome shotgun sequence, one DNA window encodes the following:
- the LOC140921056 gene encoding uncharacterized protein — protein MQPGESILDLQKRFSHLTNHLTALGKIFTNDELNLKVLRSLTRAWQPKVTAISEKKSLSKMSLSALFGKLQEHEIELGRLEQNESQEKKNKNIALKTESREQSKENDSDEDENIILLVKKFGKFLKNDRTFKKKSFKKKDNSTSNQNFTCFECGKQGHIKADCPNIAKKNFNRKKDFKKAYIAWEDNEVSSSSETESEECANVALMASHQSDDEEVSKQKTSNMWYLDSGCSKHMTGDITKFSALTLESKGHVVYGDNNKGKILGIGKVGTAPSPSIEDVLYVEGLKHNLISISQLCDKGYKIVFNKDECVIQNEATNETQFVAQHVEEFIGYNGPVYPNLVRVFYCNLIQEGKLLVSRVKGKVIRLNTKTIGEILNIPFNGEQFCPNNLCEWGDISKYDAYVSLCRFDRRTMEQKRAQAGSKYTQQRYGVGNLTVVNLIGHFLKSVMFGSREAIGLPYAKEMSRILDHFGVDFSDEVMYTPTKENMLDLGVLPSMWIIWNEKLEAFVHKGDHGQPSDDAQEDNAGPSNAAAQGDEDDDTRVHSTDRYLDDGDVVRLP, from the exons atgcagcccggagaatctattttagatttacagaaaaggttctcccatttaaccaatcatttgacagcacttggaaaaatcttcacaaatgatgaactaaatctaaaagtactaaggtcattgacaagggcatggcaaccaaaagttacagcaatatcagaaaagaaaagcctatccaagatgtctctttctgcactatttggaaaacttcaagagcatgaaatcgaactcggaaggctagaacaaaatgaaagtcaagaaaagaagaacaaaaatattgcgttaaagactgaatcaagagaacaaagcaaagagaatgattcagatgaagatgaaaatattatccttcttgttaagaaatttggtaaatttcttaaaaacgacagaacattcaaaaagaaaagcttcaagaagaaagataattctacatcaaatcaaaatttcacttgcttcgaatgtggaaaacaaggacatattaaagcagactgcccaaatattgctaagaagaatttcaacagaaagaaagacttcaagaaagcatacatagcttgggaagacaatgaagtaagttcatcttcagaaacagaaagtgaagaatgcgccaatgttgcattaatggcctcgcatcaatcagatgatgaagag gtaagcaaacaaaagacttcaaacatgtggtacttggatagtggctgctctaaacacatgacgggtgatataacaaaattttcagctttaacacttgagtcaaagggacatgtagtatatggagacaacaacaaaggaaaaattttaggcattggaaaagttggtacagcaccatctccctcaattgaagatgtcttatatgttgaaggtctaaaacataatctcataagcatcagccagctttgtgacaaaggatacaagatagtttttaataaagatgagtgcgtcatccaaaatgaagctacaaatgaaactcagtttgttg cacaacatgttgaagagtttataggctacaaCGGTCCAGTTTATCCAAATttggttagggttttttattgtaatctcATACAAGAGGGAAAACTGCTAGTCTCGCGCGTTAAGGGTAAAGTTATCcgtttaaataccaaaaccattggaGAAATTCTGAATATTCCTTTTAATGGTGAACAATTTTGTCCAAACAATTTATGTGAATGGGGTGATATTTCTAAATATGATGCGTATGTCTCTCTCTGTCGATTTGATCGCCGCACCATGGAACAAAAGAGAGCTCAAGCAGGTTCCAAATATACCCAGCAACGGTATGGTGTGGGAAATCTTACT GTCGTCAACTTAATTGGGCATTTTTTGAAATCTGTCATGTTTGGATCCCGAGAGGCAATTGGCTTACCATATGCAAAGGAAATGTCCCGGATTTTAGACCACTTTGGGGTGGACTTCTCTGATGAAGTCATGTATACACCcaccaaagaaaatatgttggaTTTGGGTGTCTTGCCTAGCATGTGGATAATATGGAATGAAAAGCTTGAAGCatttgtgcataaaggtgatcaTGGTCAACCATCTGATGATGCACAAGAGGACAATGCTGGACCCTCAAACGCTGCTGCTCAAGGAGATGAAGATG atgaTACTCGGGTTCATTCCACCGACCGTTACCTTGACGATGGAGacgtcgttagacttccctga
- the LOC101506595 gene encoding small ribosomal subunit protein bS16m/bS16c, protein MVVRIRLSRLGCKNKPFYRVMAADSRSPRDGKHLEVLGYYNPLPGQDGGKRMGINFDRVKYWLSVGAQPSNPVERLLFRAGLLPPPPTVAMARKGGPRDMRPVDALTGRVIDQQKQPPNNSNNGTAVTENP, encoded by the exons ATGGTGGTTAGGATTCGTCTATCACGTTTAGGATGCAAGAACAAACCATTCTACCGTGTTATGGCCGCCGATAGCAGATCTCCAAGAGACGGAAAACACCTCGAAGTTCTGGGTTATTACAATCCTTTACCTGGTCAAGATGGTGGCAAACGAATGGGAATCAATTTCGATAGAGTCAA GTATTGGCTTTCTGTTGGAGCTCAACCATCCAATCCAGTAGAGCGTCTTCTATTTCGAGCAGGGTTACTTCCACCTCCACCAACTGTGGCTATGGCACGCAAAGGTGGACCTCGTGACATGCGTCCTGTCGATGCTTTAACCGGACGTGTCATCGATCAACAGAAGCAGCCTCCTAATAATTCCAACAATGGCACTGCTGTAACTGAAAACCCTTGA